In bacterium (Candidatus Blackallbacteria) CG13_big_fil_rev_8_21_14_2_50_49_14, a single window of DNA contains:
- a CDS encoding MBL fold metallo-hydrolase — MLKLSLLKGGYCTHRKNMVLRGASSETCQFPSMFALIEHPQQGYLLFDTGYSTRFFEETRTYPAKLYAQLTPVFLKPEETAKAQLESRGISPEQINTILISHFHGDHVTGLRDFPKARLVCLKSGYEKVRALRGLSATRMGFLPGLLPDDFEKRALLIDRENSPLRVAAVEPFAYTYDLFGDQSILLIPLEGHFAGQMGVLLKLESEQRCFLIADACWLKEGWQNIHLPHPVAMAIMNDRVQYKQDLIKIRAFHEISPETQIIPSHCTESLEAFILKQAETVL, encoded by the coding sequence ATGTTAAAACTGAGCCTTTTGAAGGGGGGATATTGTACCCATCGCAAAAATATGGTTTTGCGAGGGGCTTCCTCAGAAACCTGCCAATTTCCCTCTATGTTTGCTTTGATTGAGCATCCCCAGCAAGGCTATCTGCTCTTTGATACAGGCTACAGTACTCGCTTTTTTGAGGAAACGCGTACCTATCCTGCCAAGCTTTATGCCCAGTTAACGCCCGTCTTTTTAAAGCCTGAAGAAACCGCGAAGGCGCAATTGGAAAGCCGGGGGATCTCGCCCGAGCAAATCAACACTATTTTGATTTCACATTTTCATGGCGACCATGTGACCGGGTTGCGCGATTTTCCCAAGGCCCGTCTGGTCTGTTTGAAATCTGGATACGAAAAGGTAAGAGCCTTGCGTGGCTTGTCAGCCACACGTATGGGATTTTTGCCAGGTCTATTGCCCGATGATTTTGAAAAGCGTGCGCTTTTGATTGATCGTGAAAACAGCCCCTTGCGCGTTGCCGCTGTTGAACCCTTCGCGTATACCTATGACCTGTTTGGCGATCAGAGCATTTTATTGATTCCTTTGGAAGGCCATTTTGCAGGGCAGATGGGCGTTTTGCTGAAACTGGAATCTGAACAGCGCTGTTTTCTGATTGCCGATGCCTGTTGGCTAAAAGAGGGCTGGCAAAATATTCACTTGCCGCATCCTGTCGCCATGGCGATTATGAATGATCGCGTGCAGTACAAACAGGATTTAATCAAGATCAGAGCCTTTCACGAAATTTCTCCTGAGACGCAGATTATTCCTTCGCACTGTACCGAATCACTGGAGGCATTCATCTTAAAGCAGGCTGAAACGGTGCTTTGA
- a CDS encoding rhodanese, giving the protein MGFADAKLKKAILCRSQAVEDEIEISVQEVAALLRSDQPPPLIDVREEFEREICQIPGSRHLTEALADEILKDWDKEQLIIFSCHLGGRSRGAAEYFKQEGFKQVKNLTGGIEAWSLEIDPSVPRY; this is encoded by the coding sequence ATAGGTTTCGCAGATGCTAAACTGAAAAAAGCAATTCTTTGCAGGAGTCAGGCCGTGGAAGATGAAATTGAAATCTCTGTACAAGAGGTCGCAGCATTACTCAGATCCGATCAGCCCCCCCCTTTAATCGATGTGCGCGAAGAGTTTGAACGTGAAATTTGCCAGATCCCAGGCAGTCGCCATTTGACAGAAGCCTTGGCAGATGAAATTTTAAAGGATTGGGACAAAGAGCAACTGATCATTTTCTCCTGTCACTTGGGGGGACGCAGCCGGGGAGCTGCAGAGTATTTTAAACAGGAAGGTTTCAAACAGGTGAAGAATTTAACCGGGGGCATTGAAGCCTGGTCACTTGAAATTGATCCTTCCGTTCCGCGCTATTAG
- a CDS encoding SsrA-binding protein, with translation MANKNKAPDRVVSVNRKAYHDYEILETFECGISLTGTEVKSIRGGQVNLRDNYAQVESGEIWVYRMHISPYTHGNIMNHDPVRPRKLLLHKREIRRLIGKIQEKGLTLVVTKLYWNRNWLKVELGLARGKKLFDKRHALQERDIKRQIERAVRRDA, from the coding sequence ATGGCAAATAAAAACAAAGCACCAGATCGGGTGGTAAGCGTTAATCGCAAAGCCTATCACGATTATGAAATTCTTGAAACCTTTGAATGTGGTATTTCGTTGACAGGTACTGAGGTTAAATCCATTCGTGGAGGCCAGGTCAACCTGCGGGACAACTATGCCCAAGTGGAATCCGGGGAAATTTGGGTCTATCGGATGCATATCAGCCCCTATACCCATGGCAATATCATGAACCACGATCCCGTCCGTCCACGCAAATTGCTATTACATAAGCGAGAAATTCGCAGGCTGATTGGTAAAATTCAAGAAAAAGGTTTGACCTTGGTGGTGACAAAACTCTACTGGAACCGCAATTGGCTGAAGGTTGAACTGGGCTTGGCGCGCGGAAAAAAACTCTTTGATAAACGCCATGCCCTGCAGGAACGGGATATTAAACGCCAGATTGAACGCGCAGTTCGGCGTGATGCCTAA
- the msrB gene encoding peptide-methionine (R)-S-oxide reductase → MLKKFICCFFSLGLCFGLSACKPSEARNQQESAKFPVQKTNAEWKKILSPEAYHVLREQGTERAFTSPLHSKKDPGIYYCRACKQPLFSSQDKFNSGTGWPSFTRPLKKEQIGTSLDHSLFGSERTEVHCSRCGGHLGHVFADGPAPTGLRYCMNGVALEFKAGHPVSP, encoded by the coding sequence ATGTTAAAAAAATTTATATGCTGTTTTTTCAGCCTGGGTCTGTGCTTTGGCTTAAGTGCCTGCAAACCCTCAGAAGCCCGCAACCAACAAGAATCGGCAAAATTTCCTGTTCAGAAAACCAATGCGGAATGGAAAAAAATACTTTCGCCTGAAGCCTACCATGTATTGCGCGAACAGGGTACAGAGCGGGCCTTTACAAGCCCCCTGCACTCAAAAAAAGACCCTGGAATTTACTATTGCCGCGCATGCAAACAACCTCTGTTCAGTTCTCAAGACAAATTCAACTCCGGCACAGGCTGGCCCAGTTTTACCCGCCCCTTGAAAAAAGAGCAGATCGGCACCTCTCTGGATCACAGTCTGTTTGGTTCAGAACGTACTGAAGTTCACTGTTCCCGCTGTGGAGGGCATTTGGGCCATGTCTTTGCTGATGGACCGGCCCCCACAGGCTTGCGATATTGCATGAATGGGGTTGCACTTGAATTTAAAGCGGGTCATCCTGTCTCTCCCTGA
- a CDS encoding solanesyl diphosphate synthase encodes MKSAIQQHSFFKLLEKDLNSLESIMISELQVYDPTLIAAATHLMKAGGKRLRPVMALLCAKATLNQEVELERPHYLLAMALEILHTATLIHDDIIDASNLRRGLPTVNQQWGNRTSVLAGDFLLARSCYYVSIIASVELNTIFSQMVMDMCNGELSQFQRRFKSTISLAEYLEQISSKTALLMAVGCQGAGIINGADEAIQKALYQYGHQVGLAFQIMDDILDFTVSERETGKSVFNDLAQGQITLPTWFALQESEHAEELQRLIDTRFVDDEDLQRAIEIVVESKALDSCHKLAQEYVDEAVSALALLPESPARQALEELAAFSVQRKQ; translated from the coding sequence ATGAAATCAGCCATACAGCAACACAGTTTTTTCAAACTGCTTGAGAAAGATCTCAACAGTCTTGAATCGATCATGATCAGTGAACTTCAAGTCTATGATCCCACGCTCATCGCAGCAGCCACACATTTGATGAAAGCGGGTGGTAAGCGTTTGCGCCCGGTCATGGCTTTGCTTTGTGCCAAGGCCACCTTAAATCAAGAGGTTGAATTGGAGCGCCCCCATTATCTCTTGGCGATGGCGCTTGAAATTTTGCACACAGCCACCCTGATTCACGACGATATTATCGATGCTTCCAATCTGCGCCGTGGCTTGCCCACTGTAAACCAACAATGGGGCAATCGCACCTCGGTTTTAGCCGGAGATTTTCTCCTGGCCCGATCTTGTTATTATGTTTCGATTATTGCCAGTGTTGAACTCAATACCATTTTCTCGCAAATGGTGATGGATATGTGTAACGGAGAATTGTCACAGTTTCAAAGACGCTTCAAAAGTACAATATCTTTAGCTGAATATCTTGAACAGATTTCAAGTAAGACGGCTCTGTTGATGGCCGTTGGCTGTCAGGGAGCAGGCATTATCAACGGGGCTGATGAAGCGATTCAGAAGGCGCTGTATCAGTATGGTCATCAAGTCGGATTGGCTTTTCAGATTATGGACGATATTCTTGATTTTACGGTGAGCGAGCGGGAAACCGGAAAATCAGTTTTTAATGATCTGGCACAGGGTCAGATTACCTTGCCCACGTGGTTTGCCTTGCAGGAATCTGAACATGCTGAAGAGCTTCAGCGCTTGATCGATACCCGTTTTGTTGATGACGAAGATTTACAAAGAGCTATTGAAATCGTGGTTGAAAGTAAGGCCCTTGATTCCTGTCATAAACTGGCCCAAGAATATGTCGATGAAGCTGTTTCAGCATTGGCATTATTGCCGGAAAGTCCGGCCCGACAGGCGCTTGAAGAATTGGCTGCTTTCTCCGTTCAGCGAAAACAATAA
- a CDS encoding gliding-motility protein MglA yields the protein MALINYASREIHCKLVFYGTGMGGKTTNLEYLHKQLSPTIRGEMVSLNTANERTLFFDFLPLDLGSVQGFKTKFSLYTVPGQVEYNASRRLVLNGADGLVFVADSSRSKLQENVDSKQNMIENLASYGMVLGKIPWVIQYNKRDLPDAMAIEELERAMNPEGVPYFEAVAFSGQGVFATLKAISKAVLNGLS from the coding sequence ATGGCGCTAATAAACTACGCAAGTCGCGAAATCCACTGTAAACTCGTATTTTATGGTACGGGGATGGGGGGGAAAACCACCAACCTCGAATATTTGCACAAACAATTGAGCCCGACTATTCGTGGTGAGATGGTATCTCTGAATACTGCAAATGAACGTACCCTGTTCTTTGACTTTTTGCCGCTTGATTTGGGCAGTGTTCAAGGTTTTAAAACCAAATTCAGTCTGTATACCGTTCCAGGACAGGTTGAATACAATGCCAGCCGTCGTCTGGTTTTGAATGGGGCTGATGGTTTGGTCTTTGTGGCAGACTCTTCCCGCTCAAAGCTTCAGGAAAATGTGGATAGTAAACAGAACATGATTGAGAACCTCGCTTCCTATGGCATGGTCTTGGGCAAAATACCCTGGGTCATTCAATACAATAAGCGTGACTTACCCGATGCCATGGCGATTGAAGAACTTGAACGTGCCATGAATCCTGAAGGCGTTCCCTATTTCGAAGCCGTTGCTTTCAGTGGTCAAGGTGTTTTTGCAACCTTGAAGGCGATTTCAAAAGCTGTTTTGAATGGCTTAAGCTAG
- a CDS encoding acyl-CoA desaturase, with the protein MHLACFGALFTGVSPIALGVMAALYFVRMFAITAFYHRYFSHRSFKTSRLVQFLFGLLGASAAQQGPLWWAEKHRHHHYYSDQPEDIHSPLQSGFWMSHIGWIPLKSSVGTNYSKIPDLAKFPELVWLNENHILAPVALGLLTFLLGEGLAHFAPALGTHGFQMLVWGFFISTVILYHGTFTINSLCHVWGSRRYATGDGSRNNFWLALLTLGEGWHNNHHYYATSTRQGFYWWELDISYYLLRLLGLFKLVWGFKKIPEHLKNRHLKA; encoded by the coding sequence ATGCATTTGGCTTGTTTTGGGGCTCTGTTCACGGGAGTCAGCCCGATCGCCTTGGGGGTCATGGCAGCCCTCTATTTTGTGCGCATGTTTGCGATTACCGCCTTTTATCACCGCTATTTCTCGCATCGCAGTTTTAAAACTTCGCGCCTTGTCCAATTTTTATTTGGCCTTTTAGGCGCAAGCGCTGCGCAACAGGGCCCACTCTGGTGGGCAGAAAAACACCGGCACCACCACTATTATTCTGATCAACCCGAAGACATACATTCCCCATTGCAAAGTGGTTTTTGGATGAGCCATATTGGTTGGATCCCCTTAAAATCAAGTGTTGGCACCAATTACAGTAAAATCCCTGATTTGGCCAAATTCCCTGAATTGGTATGGTTGAATGAAAACCATATCCTGGCTCCAGTTGCCCTGGGTCTCTTGACTTTTTTATTGGGAGAAGGACTTGCCCATTTTGCCCCCGCCTTAGGCACCCATGGGTTTCAAATGCTGGTTTGGGGATTTTTTATTTCAACCGTGATTCTCTACCACGGGACCTTTACGATCAATTCACTTTGCCATGTCTGGGGTTCCCGCCGCTATGCCACTGGTGACGGCAGCCGGAACAATTTCTGGCTGGCACTGCTCACCCTGGGTGAAGGCTGGCACAATAACCACCATTACTACGCCACCTCTACACGGCAAGGATTTTATTGGTGGGAATTGGATATCTCCTATTATCTGCTGCGACTTTTGGGACTCTTTAAGCTCGTCTGGGGCTTCAAGAAAATTCCTGAACACCTCAAAAATCGCCATTTAAAAGCATAA
- a CDS encoding ABC transporter substrate-binding protein, which translates to MRLIMTAILRVGGVPEHFNSPWHQAIEEGAFARAGLQVEFILYPTGTGAMCNDLRAGELDLAVVLTEGILSDMLRHGGTRLIGAYVPSPLVWGIHVAAHSPLKSLSELHGKTFAISRFGSGSHLMAMLFALEQGWHPREALEFFVAGGIDPLEKAVCDGSASAFLWEKYTTAPRIASGHLKRLGEFPTPWPSFVIAAREELIASASQNLRALLDVLYTQTQKFMAAPEKSVAYASQRYGLDPVQTQEWFESVFWATEAQISVSMLQEVLDSLKRVGILEGDLPEPDSLIARL; encoded by the coding sequence ATGAGGCTCATCATGACGGCGATTTTGCGAGTAGGCGGCGTGCCTGAACATTTTAACTCTCCTTGGCATCAGGCCATTGAGGAAGGTGCTTTTGCGCGGGCGGGTCTGCAAGTGGAATTTATCTTGTATCCCACAGGTACGGGCGCGATGTGCAATGATCTGCGCGCTGGCGAGCTGGATTTGGCAGTGGTTCTGACCGAAGGAATCCTCAGTGATATGCTTCGGCATGGCGGCACCCGGCTGATCGGGGCCTATGTTCCCTCTCCTCTGGTTTGGGGCATTCATGTGGCAGCCCATTCGCCCCTGAAATCGCTTTCCGAGTTGCATGGTAAGACCTTTGCCATCAGCCGCTTTGGCAGTGGTTCACATTTGATGGCCATGCTCTTTGCGCTTGAGCAGGGGTGGCACCCGCGTGAAGCTTTGGAGTTTTTTGTGGCAGGGGGCATTGACCCGCTTGAAAAAGCAGTTTGTGATGGCAGTGCCAGTGCTTTTCTCTGGGAGAAATACACCACCGCTCCCCGGATTGCTTCAGGGCATTTAAAACGATTGGGTGAATTTCCAACCCCTTGGCCATCCTTTGTAATCGCTGCGCGCGAAGAACTGATCGCCTCTGCTTCACAGAACCTGAGAGCGCTCTTGGACGTTCTCTATACACAAACCCAAAAGTTTATGGCTGCGCCTGAAAAATCTGTGGCCTATGCCAGCCAACGCTATGGACTGGATCCTGTTCAAACCCAAGAATGGTTTGAAAGCGTCTTTTGGGCAACAGAAGCTCAAATTTCAGTCTCGATGCTTCAGGAAGTGCTCGACAGCCTGAAAAGGGTGGGCATTCTTGAAGGGGATTTACCTGAGCCAGACAGCCTGATAGCCAGACTTTAG
- the queC gene encoding 7-cyano-7-deazaguanine synthase QueC, whose product MSTAIVLLSAGLDSTVGLALALERGQKVRLALCFDYGQRAAGMERERAQALAAHYQIPLQIIELPWLGAITQTALSSDSDTEIPDVALSELDSIAGVTLNSAQKVWVPNRNGLLINIAGSFADSGGDTVILTGFNAEEAATFPDNTPQFSQAITHALAFSTQSQPEVRSEVGHLNKIEIFQAALRLQVPLDLIWSCYREGPLHCGRCESCSRLWRAAAANDQLALIQDQFREQPHA is encoded by the coding sequence GTGTCTACAGCAATTGTCTTATTATCTGCAGGGTTGGATTCAACCGTGGGGCTGGCCTTGGCGCTAGAACGAGGTCAAAAGGTCAGGTTGGCGCTTTGCTTTGATTATGGCCAACGGGCTGCAGGCATGGAGCGAGAGCGCGCTCAGGCCCTGGCAGCACATTATCAGATACCCTTGCAGATTATCGAGCTACCTTGGTTGGGAGCGATTACGCAGACCGCACTTTCCAGTGATTCCGATACGGAGATTCCAGACGTCGCACTTTCTGAACTGGATTCGATTGCCGGTGTGACCTTAAACTCAGCCCAGAAGGTCTGGGTGCCCAATCGCAACGGGCTTTTAATCAATATCGCCGGCAGTTTTGCCGACAGTGGCGGTGATACGGTGATTCTGACGGGTTTTAACGCAGAAGAAGCAGCGACCTTTCCGGATAATACTCCCCAATTCAGTCAGGCCATTACCCATGCTTTGGCTTTTTCAACCCAAAGCCAACCCGAGGTGCGCAGCGAAGTGGGGCATTTGAACAAAATCGAAATTTTTCAAGCCGCTCTGCGCCTGCAGGTTCCGTTGGATCTGATCTGGTCCTGTTACCGCGAAGGCCCCCTACACTGTGGCCGTTGTGAGTCGTGCAGCCGTTTGTGGCGTGCAGCCGCAGCCAATGATCAATTGGCTCTGATACAAGATCAATTTAGGGAGCAGCCCCATGCTTGA
- a CDS encoding EmrB/QacA family drug resistance transporter: MQNASISYPPVSRWALGSLLTLLFLAAIDTTILSTAMPRVIAKLGGADLYHWVFAAFMVASTVATPFYGKFADLLGIRRCMLVAASLFLVGSALCGASQTMPQLIGSRALQGLGASGLMGLTMIAFGVLFPPEQRGAKQSLVSIVWGLSSLVGPLLGGLLVSVMSWHWIFWLNLPLGLVTLLVFSLSFPQQRLLSGKKPFDGSGAALLFLGLSLLMFCLAAGQLQLWPLGLLAVVCLLIFSRRQTTQPDPLIPPHFFKSKLINTSLGLAMVTNIAMFTALTYVPLFIQEVMKASPTAAGMVLTPMMLAWPLASAGAGLRVNRMGFRRLVMLGAILMLVGLSCWAWLDLAQQPLWLIAICSAFIGCGMGMITSMLVIAVQVAVHQGEIGTVSSVLNLSRNIGSSGGVSSLGALQALLVHSMGMGGSLKVVFILLWGMGVISLILASLIPAKTPTEVAEERQTLET, from the coding sequence ATGCAAAACGCGTCTATATCCTACCCTCCTGTCAGCCGCTGGGCCTTGGGCAGTTTGCTCACCCTCCTCTTTCTGGCAGCCATCGATACCACCATTCTCTCTACAGCGATGCCCCGTGTCATCGCCAAACTGGGAGGCGCAGATCTCTACCACTGGGTATTTGCAGCCTTTATGGTGGCCTCTACTGTCGCCACTCCTTTTTACGGTAAATTCGCAGATCTCTTGGGTATTCGCCGATGTATGCTGGTCGCAGCCAGTCTTTTTCTTGTGGGTTCGGCTCTCTGTGGCGCCTCGCAAACCATGCCCCAATTGATCGGCTCCCGCGCACTTCAGGGCCTGGGGGCTTCTGGCCTGATGGGGCTGACCATGATTGCCTTTGGGGTGCTATTCCCCCCCGAACAGAGAGGCGCAAAGCAAAGTCTGGTCAGCATCGTCTGGGGTTTATCAAGTTTGGTGGGCCCGCTTCTGGGTGGGCTCTTGGTCAGTGTCATGAGTTGGCACTGGATTTTTTGGCTCAACCTTCCCTTGGGCTTGGTGACCCTCTTGGTTTTTTCGCTCAGCTTTCCACAACAGCGTCTCTTAAGCGGGAAAAAGCCCTTTGATGGGTCAGGGGCAGCGCTGTTATTTTTGGGGTTGAGTTTACTGATGTTTTGTCTGGCTGCGGGCCAGCTCCAATTGTGGCCCCTGGGCTTATTGGCGGTGGTTTGCCTCTTGATTTTCTCACGGCGGCAAACCACCCAACCTGATCCCCTGATTCCCCCTCATTTTTTTAAAAGCAAATTGATCAATACCAGTTTGGGCCTGGCCATGGTTACCAATATCGCCATGTTTACCGCCCTGACCTATGTGCCCCTGTTTATACAGGAAGTGATGAAAGCATCACCAACCGCAGCAGGCATGGTGCTTACGCCCATGATGCTGGCCTGGCCCTTGGCCAGTGCAGGTGCTGGCTTAAGGGTCAATCGCATGGGATTCAGACGCCTGGTCATGCTGGGGGCGATTTTGATGTTGGTGGGTTTGAGCTGCTGGGCCTGGTTGGATCTGGCCCAGCAACCGCTGTGGTTGATCGCCATTTGTTCAGCTTTTATAGGCTGTGGCATGGGCATGATAACCTCTATGCTGGTGATCGCAGTGCAGGTAGCCGTTCACCAGGGAGAAATTGGCACGGTGTCTTCAGTCTTGAATCTCAGCCGCAATATTGGCTCATCGGGTGGGGTCAGTAGCTTGGGAGCGTTACAGGCCTTGCTGGTTCACTCCATGGGCATGGGGGGCTCCCTCAAGGTCGTGTTCATTTTACTCTGGGGCATGGGAGTGATCAGTCTCATTCTCGCCAGCCTGATTCCAGCCAAAACCCCCACTGAAGTGGCTGAAGAAAGACAAACCCTTGAGACTTAA
- a CDS encoding iron-regulated protein — translation MQWLKKFLNPSQENHFFSLEKECFRAEYLQSLAQNLLETPYLADNVLNQRFATTQGFSIIFRPQHLPKVLLEFPLLETYLAHIMRPEYNLYYLNALSLRENSLVERHIDHSIRGYGIDLPYPKQVSVLYVVIPKMEGGDLQLYDPQENPLALITPQTGLKVNFRGDLKHTILPVKRLAESHQPRLSLVCEQYHLSPQDLERVPEFTLKSTVDFKTFLDSEVS, via the coding sequence ATGCAATGGCTGAAGAAATTTCTGAACCCCTCCCAAGAAAATCATTTTTTTTCATTGGAAAAAGAGTGCTTTCGTGCTGAGTATCTGCAAAGTTTGGCCCAAAACTTACTTGAAACGCCCTATCTGGCAGACAATGTTTTAAACCAACGTTTTGCCACCACACAAGGGTTTTCCATCATTTTCAGGCCCCAGCATCTGCCCAAAGTACTTCTAGAATTCCCCTTGCTTGAAACCTATCTCGCCCACATCATGCGGCCAGAATATAACCTCTATTATTTAAATGCCCTGTCTTTGCGAGAAAATTCGCTCGTAGAACGGCATATCGACCACAGTATCCGTGGGTATGGCATCGATTTACCCTATCCCAAACAGGTCAGTGTGCTCTATGTGGTCATTCCAAAGATGGAAGGAGGAGACCTGCAACTCTATGATCCCCAGGAAAACCCTTTGGCCTTGATTACACCACAAACCGGTCTAAAAGTGAATTTCAGAGGAGATCTCAAACATACCATTCTGCCCGTAAAACGCCTCGCTGAAAGCCATCAACCACGCCTCAGTCTGGTCTGCGAACAGTATCATTTAAGCCCTCAGGATTTAGAACGGGTTCCAGAATTCACCCTCAAATCCACTGTCGATTTTAAAACTTTTTTAGACAGCGAAGTCTCCTGA
- a CDS encoding dynein regulation protein LC7, whose product MLNPQLSSMVITPEGITKITALLQELFSEANARSILLVEKSGQHLAMVGEESPHVMALSALVVGAFSSTREIARLLGEPEFKTMFQQGDRLNLFISLLDSQDLITVIFDERTTLGMIKLKTQQMTKRISEEIKNMGQSQVGQGPWR is encoded by the coding sequence ATGCTAAACCCTCAACTCAGTAGCATGGTAATTACCCCTGAGGGAATTACCAAAATAACTGCGTTGCTGCAGGAGTTATTCTCCGAAGCCAATGCCCGCTCCATTCTTCTGGTAGAGAAGAGTGGACAGCACCTTGCGATGGTGGGTGAGGAATCTCCTCACGTGATGGCCCTCTCTGCGCTGGTTGTCGGTGCATTTTCATCTACCCGTGAAATTGCACGTTTACTCGGTGAACCCGAGTTTAAAACGATGTTTCAACAGGGAGATCGTCTGAATTTGTTTATCTCTCTGCTTGACTCTCAAGACTTAATCACCGTCATTTTTGATGAGCGGACCACTTTGGGGATGATCAAACTCAAAACGCAGCAAATGACAAAACGTATCAGTGAAGAGATCAAGAATATGGGTCAATCCCAGGTAGGGCAGGGACCATGGCGCTAA
- a CDS encoding tRNA dihydrouridine synthase DusB encodes MEDVTDLAFRLVCKRQGADMVYTEFVSSEGLIRDIREAVGKLKILDEERPIGIQIYGNRVASMVQAAKIAEAAGPDILDINFGCPSKHVAGSGAGSGLLKTPELMEEITRAVVNAVNIPVTAKTRLGWCDSEITIVEIAKMLESCGIQALTVHGRTRTQKFKGQANWELIGEAKKAVKIPVIGNGDVVSPQDAQKMLQVAGVDAVMIGRGSYGNPWIFKQTKHFLQTGESLALPELDERVEVLLEHLALSILYKGERRGIIEMGKHYGNYFHGVRNVKYLKAHLRELKSYDQIASAIRVFIADFRKSEAMPAAAEVLSV; translated from the coding sequence ATGGAAGATGTCACCGATTTGGCCTTTCGTTTGGTGTGCAAGCGTCAGGGGGCGGATATGGTCTATACCGAATTTGTAAGCTCTGAGGGCTTGATTCGGGATATTCGCGAGGCTGTGGGAAAACTCAAAATTCTGGATGAAGAGCGTCCGATTGGCATTCAGATTTATGGCAACCGTGTGGCCAGTATGGTCCAAGCCGCAAAAATTGCCGAAGCTGCGGGCCCAGATATTCTCGATATCAATTTTGGTTGCCCTTCCAAGCATGTGGCGGGCAGTGGCGCAGGTTCCGGTCTTTTAAAAACGCCTGAATTGATGGAAGAAATTACCCGTGCCGTGGTCAATGCCGTTAATATTCCTGTGACGGCCAAAACCCGTTTGGGTTGGTGCGATAGCGAGATTACGATTGTAGAAATTGCCAAAATGCTTGAATCTTGTGGCATTCAGGCTTTAACCGTTCATGGCCGTACCCGTACGCAGAAATTCAAAGGTCAGGCCAATTGGGAGCTGATCGGAGAGGCCAAAAAAGCCGTGAAAATACCCGTGATTGGCAATGGCGATGTGGTTAGCCCTCAGGATGCGCAAAAGATGCTGCAGGTAGCAGGCGTGGATGCTGTGATGATTGGACGGGGCAGCTACGGCAATCCTTGGATTTTTAAGCAGACCAAGCATTTTTTGCAAACGGGTGAAAGCTTAGCGCTGCCTGAATTGGATGAGCGGGTTGAGGTTTTGCTCGAACACCTTGCCCTTTCGATTCTTTACAAGGGGGAGCGCAGGGGCATTATTGAAATGGGCAAACACTATGGCAATTATTTTCATGGCGTGCGCAATGTCAAATACCTCAAGGCCCATTTGCGTGAATTAAAATCCTACGATCAGATTGCCTCGGCGATTCGGGTCTTTATTGCTGATTTTCGCAAGAGTGAAGCTATGCCTGCTGCGGCTGAGGTGCTCAGCGTTTAA
- a CDS encoding group 1 truncated hemoglobin has protein sequence MTTLYEKYGGEPTVRALVDQFYERILADDRLKDLFKNTDMERQRKHQTAFISEVLGGPKTYKGADMRKAHAHLSLNEGHFMAVAEHLQATLQGGGVAADDLSAIMGQVASLKGEVLNL, from the coding sequence ATGACGACACTTTACGAAAAATATGGCGGAGAACCCACTGTCCGTGCTTTGGTGGATCAATTTTATGAAAGAATCCTGGCTGATGATCGTCTGAAGGATTTGTTTAAGAATACGGATATGGAACGTCAACGCAAGCATCAGACGGCCTTTATTTCAGAAGTATTAGGCGGCCCCAAAACATATAAAGGGGCAGATATGCGCAAAGCACATGCTCATTTGTCTTTAAATGAAGGACATTTTATGGCGGTTGCTGAGCATTTGCAGGCCACCTTGCAGGGGGGAGGCGTAGCTGCCGACGATCTTTCTGCTATTATGGGTCAAGTGGCTTCTCTAAAGGGTGAAGTTTTAAATCTTTAA